The following are encoded together in the Nyctibius grandis isolate bNycGra1 chromosome 5, bNycGra1.pri, whole genome shotgun sequence genome:
- the LOC137664021 gene encoding cytoglobin-1-like — MEQMQVPVIRFSEAEVQSAHGAWEKIYVDAKDNGTTVLVRMFTEHSDTKSYFTHFKGMDSVEEVKQLDQVRGHGKRLFTTINGMVQHVDNSEAFLGLVNPLGKKRATQLKIDPKIFWIICDIILQLMEEKFGGDCKAYFEKVTNEICAHLNDVYKDVGW; from the exons ATGGAGCAGATGCAGGTGCCTGTCATCCGT TTCTCTGAAGCAGAGGTGCAAAGTGCCCACGGTGCCTGGGAGAAGATATATGTGGATGCCAAGGACAACGGGACAACGGTGCTGGTCAG GATGTTTACTGAGCACTCAGACACCAAGTCCTACTTCACACACTTCAAAGGCATGGACTCTGTGGAAGAGGTGAAACAGTTAGATCAGGTCAGGGGCCATGGCAAGAGGCTTTTCACCACCATCAATGGCATGGTGCAACACGTGGACAACTCCGAGGCTTTTCTTGGGTTAGTGAACCCACTTGGCAAGAAACGTGCCACCCAGCTGAAGATTGACCCCAAAATCTTTTGG ATTATCTGTGACATTATCTTGCAACTGATGGAGGAGAAATTTGGCGGAGACTGCAAAGCTTACTTTGAGAAGGTAACCAATGAAATCTGTGCTCACCTGAACGATGTCTACAAAGACGTGGGTTGGTGA
- the LOC137664162 gene encoding heat shock 70 kDa protein 12B-like isoform X1 — protein MASKSVFVVAIDFGTSYSGYCFSLASGTDQIRQVYWGTEHGLKTPKTPTCILFNQNLEFRKFGYDAVMKYKSLPSSEADNWYFFQNFKMKLYNTKVTSGMELKASNGKTLPALTVFSESLRYLKEHALNTIQEASFQTVCDQEEITWVITVPAIWSPAARQFMRLAAKEAGIISNMISEKLIIALEPEAASLWCKQLPQKGFMADSSDKKKFEDSPGIQYIVVDCGGGTIDITVHEIQENHYLKELHKAAGGGWGGNRVDENFMDFLKEIFDDGVWDEYVKSHPTELQHMMYSFGLQKCSVSREAVYIHCYYNLTRVAESRKDISHFFKKAKGAVWCDGMIMITYEKMKSFFDYSIKNIICALREILAKREMAKVQYILLVGGFASSIILRDAISQVFSKKYHILCPVEAQAAIAKGAVLFGVNPHIVASRVSARTYGIAVSSEFDAAIHDLSKRRVSKADGYVYCTDLFNKLVGIEESVNINEIAHYNFHPTEPDQTSACFSFYCTEKQDAQYVDEEGMEQLGSCSVPMTDTTLGRQRQLKMDIKFGLTEFKATCTDVTSKQSRSVIIDFLAV, from the exons ATGGCCAGCAAGTCAGTCTTCGTCGTTGCTATAGATTTTGGCACGTCCTACAGTGGGTACTGTTTTTCCCTTGCTTCAGGCACAGACCAAATCCGCCAAGTGTACTGGGGAACAGAGCACGGGCTCAAGACCCCAAAGACGCCCACGTGCATCTTGTTCAACCAGAACCTGGAGTTCAGGAAATTTGGCTACGATGCTGTGATGAAGTACAAGAGCCTGCCCTCCAGCGAAGCTGACAACTGGTACTTCTTCCAGAACTTCAAGATGAAGCTGTACAACACG AAAGTCACATCTGGCATGGAGCTGAAAGCCAGCAATGGAAAGACGCTTCCTGCCCTGACAGTCTTTTCTGAAAGCCTGCGCTACCTGAAGGAACATGCCCTGAACACCATCCAAGAGGCCTCTTTCCAAACTGTCTGTGACCAGGAGGAGATCACCTGGGTCATTACCGTCCCAGCCATATGGAGCCCTGCGGCCAGGCAGTTCATGCGGCTGGCGGCAAAAGAG GCAGGAATCATCTCTAACATGATTTCTGAGAAGCTGATTATTGCCCTGGAGCCAGAGGCTGCATCGCTCTGGTGCAAACAGCTTCCACAGAAAGGGTTTATGGCAGACAGCAGTGACAAGAAGAAGTTTGAAGACTCCCCTGGGATCCAGTATATTGTTGTTGACTGTGGAG gtggCACAATAGACATCACGGTACACGAGATCCAAGAAAACCATTACCTGAAGGAGTTACACAAGGCAGCTGGAGGTGGCTGGGGAGGCAACAGAGTGGATGAAAACTTCATGGATTTCCTCAAGGAAATATTCGATGATGGTGTATGGGATGAATATGTAAAGAGCCACCCTACCGAATTACAACATATGATGTACAGCTTCGGTCTACAGAAATGCTCTGTTAGCAGGGAGGCGGTTTACATACATTGCTACTACAACTTGACCAGAGTGGCAGAGAGCAGGAAGGACATCTCCCACTtcttcaaaaaagcaaaaggagctGTGTGGTGTGATGGGATGATCATGATTACATATGAGAAAATGAAGAGCTTTTTTGACTACAGTATCAAAAATATCATTTGTGCTTTGAGGGAAATTCTTGCCAAGCGTGAGATGGCCAAGGTCCAGTACATTTTGCTTGTGGGAGGCTTTGCGTCTAGCATCATCTTGAGAGATGCGATCAGTCAGGTCTTTAGCAAGAAGTATCACATCCTTTGTCCAGTAGAGGCCCAAGCAGCCATTGCCAAAGGGGCTGTTTTATTTGGAGTCAATCCACACATAGTTGCCTCAAGAGTCAGTGCTCGGACATATGGCATAGCAGTAAGTAGTGAATTTGATGCTGCTATCCATGACTTAAGTAAACGAAGGGTCTCAAAAGCTGATGGCTATGTTTATTGCACAGACCTCTTCAATAAATTGGTGGGAATTGAGGAGTCAGTGAATATAAATGAAATTGCCCACTATAATTTCCATCCAACAGAACCAGATCAGACCAGTGCATGCTTTTCCTTCTATTGTACAGAAAAGCAGGATGCTCAGTATGTAGATGAGGAAGGGATGGAACAGCTTGGCTCCTGCTCAGTGCCAATGACAGACACAACACTGGGCAGGCAACGCCAGCTGAAGATGGATATTAAATTTGGGCTCACTGAATTTAAAGCCACATGTACTGACGTTACTTCCAAACAAAGTCGGTCAGTTATAATAGATTTTTTAGCTGTGTAA
- the LOC137664162 gene encoding heat shock 70 kDa protein 12B-like isoform X2, protein MASKSVFVVAIDFGTSYSGYCFSLASGTDQIRQVYWGTEHGLKTPKTPTCILFNQNLEFRKFGYDAVMKYKSLPSSEADNWYFFQNFKMKLYNTKVTSGMELKASNGKTLPALTVFSESLRYLKEHALNTIQEASFQTVCDQEEITWVITVPAIWSPAARQFMRLAAKEAGIISNMISEKLIIALEPEAASLWCKQLPQKGFMADSSDKKKFEDSPGIQYIVVDCGGKIFPV, encoded by the exons ATGGCCAGCAAGTCAGTCTTCGTCGTTGCTATAGATTTTGGCACGTCCTACAGTGGGTACTGTTTTTCCCTTGCTTCAGGCACAGACCAAATCCGCCAAGTGTACTGGGGAACAGAGCACGGGCTCAAGACCCCAAAGACGCCCACGTGCATCTTGTTCAACCAGAACCTGGAGTTCAGGAAATTTGGCTACGATGCTGTGATGAAGTACAAGAGCCTGCCCTCCAGCGAAGCTGACAACTGGTACTTCTTCCAGAACTTCAAGATGAAGCTGTACAACACG AAAGTCACATCTGGCATGGAGCTGAAAGCCAGCAATGGAAAGACGCTTCCTGCCCTGACAGTCTTTTCTGAAAGCCTGCGCTACCTGAAGGAACATGCCCTGAACACCATCCAAGAGGCCTCTTTCCAAACTGTCTGTGACCAGGAGGAGATCACCTGGGTCATTACCGTCCCAGCCATATGGAGCCCTGCGGCCAGGCAGTTCATGCGGCTGGCGGCAAAAGAG GCAGGAATCATCTCTAACATGATTTCTGAGAAGCTGATTATTGCCCTGGAGCCAGAGGCTGCATCGCTCTGGTGCAAACAGCTTCCACAGAAAGGGTTTATGGCAGACAGCAGTGACAAGAAGAAGTTTGAAGACTCCCCTGGGATCCAGTATATTGTTGTTGACTGTGGAGGTAAAATTTTCCCTGTTTAA
- the LOC137664268 gene encoding uncharacterized protein isoform X1, translating to MLQAARTPVLPLIWANIFCCCKGTGTPEFSSCSRTGVFEGHCLGAAPKEMTAEGSRQTSGTSWQPSTYVDKTSSLEILYYSLAERMVQVENETSMKKAWCDSVDARLQFLESFHRQHAASDHYKAQETSNTDPPSRSSYQEAFPGGVTQKEVQEKEEHKKLKEKVKELEARNKELLSKAMSMHKHSEDMNDPSRLSAVLQMYEMLRLRDWEKLRCSTVSCWSYKSGSSIIKILVHPDLLWTLLGGRSWSVVETSLLFPTSSGTLQYEGAHSLDILSDILSWAKKNTVTV from the exons ATGCTCCAGGCAGCACGGACTCCTGTGCTGCCGCTCATTTGGGCaaacattttctgctgctgtaaagGCACGGGTACGCCCGAGTtctcttcctgcagcagaaCGGGGGTGTTTGAAGGACACTGTCTTGGTGCTGCACCTAAAGAGATgactgcagaaggcagcag aCAAACATCTGGCACCTCATGGCAACCATCAACCTATGTAGACAAGACTTCAAGCCTGGAGATATTATATTATAGTCTGGCAGAAAGGATGGTGCAggtagaaaatgaaacaag CATGAAAAAAGCTTGGTGTGACTCTGTTGATGCTCGACTACAGTTTCTGGAGAGTTTCCACAG GCAGCATGCTGCATCTGATCACTACAAGGCACAGGAGACCAGCAACACTGATCCTCCTTCCCGCAGCAGCTATCAGGA AGCATTTCCTGGAGGGGTCACCCAAAAAGAGgttcaggagaaagaggaacACAAGAAGCTGAAAGAGAAGGTCAAAGAGCTAGAGGCAAG AAACAAAGAGCTCTTGTCTAAAGCAATGAGCATGCACAAGCACTCTGAGGACATGAATGACCCTTCACGTTtgtctgctgtgctgcagatgtATGAGATGCTCAGGCTACGTGACTGGGAAAAACTCAGATGCTCCACAGTCTCCTGTTGGTCATATAAAAGTGGCAGCAGCATAATTAAG ATCCTGGTGCACCCTGACTTGCTGTGGACACTTCTTGGTGGGAGAAGCTGGAGCGTGGTG GAGACTTCTCTACTCTTCCCAACTTCATCTGGGACATTGCAGTACGAAGGTGCTCATTCACTTGATATACTGTCAGACATCCTGTCGTGGgccaaaaaaaatactgtcacagtttaa
- the LOC137664268 gene encoding uncharacterized protein isoform X2: MLQAARTPVLPLIWANIFCCCKGTGTPEFSSCSRTGVFEGHCLGAAPKEMTAEGSRQTSGTSWQPSTYVDKTSSLEILYYSLAERMVQVENETSMKKAWCDSVDARLQFLESFHRQHAASDHYKAQETSNTDPPSRSSYQEAFPGGVTQKEVQEKEEHKKLKEKVKELEARNKELLSKAMSMHKHSEDMNDPSRLSAVLQMYEMLRLRDWEKLRCSTVSCWSYKSGSSIIKILVHPDLLWTLLGGRSWSVVQFTSKPHLP; this comes from the exons ATGCTCCAGGCAGCACGGACTCCTGTGCTGCCGCTCATTTGGGCaaacattttctgctgctgtaaagGCACGGGTACGCCCGAGTtctcttcctgcagcagaaCGGGGGTGTTTGAAGGACACTGTCTTGGTGCTGCACCTAAAGAGATgactgcagaaggcagcag aCAAACATCTGGCACCTCATGGCAACCATCAACCTATGTAGACAAGACTTCAAGCCTGGAGATATTATATTATAGTCTGGCAGAAAGGATGGTGCAggtagaaaatgaaacaag CATGAAAAAAGCTTGGTGTGACTCTGTTGATGCTCGACTACAGTTTCTGGAGAGTTTCCACAG GCAGCATGCTGCATCTGATCACTACAAGGCACAGGAGACCAGCAACACTGATCCTCCTTCCCGCAGCAGCTATCAGGA AGCATTTCCTGGAGGGGTCACCCAAAAAGAGgttcaggagaaagaggaacACAAGAAGCTGAAAGAGAAGGTCAAAGAGCTAGAGGCAAG AAACAAAGAGCTCTTGTCTAAAGCAATGAGCATGCACAAGCACTCTGAGGACATGAATGACCCTTCACGTTtgtctgctgtgctgcagatgtATGAGATGCTCAGGCTACGTGACTGGGAAAAACTCAGATGCTCCACAGTCTCCTGTTGGTCATATAAAAGTGGCAGCAGCATAATTAAG ATCCTGGTGCACCCTGACTTGCTGTGGACACTTCTTGGTGGGAGAAGCTGGAGCGTGGTG CAGTTCACAAGCAAACCTCACCTTCCCTAG